The genomic stretch CGCTACCGACAAGGGCAATGTTTTGTACAACAGCCAATGCAGCGGATGATACGAGCCAAGCTGCCCTTCGCCAGTTAAATAAAATCCACAATACATTCCAGGACACCAATCGAACGGTTGGCCGCGAGCCAATTGTTGCACATAAAACGCGCGCAACGGCAGGTGATACCAGCCCAAATCATCGACGGTATAAATCTGACCGGTAAGTAGTGGCCAACCGAGTGCCGTCAACAAACCGGCGATTGCAAAAATCAACGCAATTGCCGTGGCATGACGACCGAAATTCGAACGGCGATTGGAAACCAGGGATTCGGAACTCTGCGATGTCTGGTAATTTATTCCCGAGGCATTGCTCTCTTCCAAATCAAGGACGGCGGTATTGGAATCTTGGATCATATAAAAATCTCTAAGAAACTTGCACGCCTGGATCGATCGACAGGCCGCGGAGATGTGGGGCATCGATCATGCGAAAGGGCTTTACCAAATCTTGCCAGTGCTCGCCGCATTGCTCGATGCGGGAATCATTGATGGGGCCCAGTTGATTGGCGGCCAGTGCCAAATAACTAATATTCTCCGGCCGCAGGCCCATGATGCGGGCAGCGGTAGCATCGACCGCGGTGCAATTCGGTCCGATGAGAATCAATCCCATCGGTTTGGGGCTCCCCATGATTGGTCCGTCCCCCTCCATGCACATGATTCCGTCCACGATTGCCAGTGAGCGCGGAAGCGAGGCGTTAATGTCGTAAACGGTTTCCGGAATGCCAGCGTGATGGAGCACGTTTTTCGGCCAGCCGTAAACAACGCCCGGGATCGTGCCGTATAAGTTTTTCATGGAGGCGGTCATGCCGACCCAATGATGCGTTTTTAATTTCGGCATGGAAACAATAAAATCGGCCTCGCACACACTGCGCGGAAAATAAAATCCCACCAAGCGGCTGGCGCGGCCACGATTCTTTGTCCACGCGACTTGCTCGTAATTCAAATCGGCAAAGGTCAATCGTCCGTCGTCCAAGACGCCCTGCATTCCTCCTTCGACCAGTGCCATTTCCGTATCGCGCACATGACCTGGACCTTCGCCAACAGTCACTTCCGCACCCCAATTGCGAAACACTTCGGCAGCGGCCAAAACCACGACCGGATTGGTCGTCATTTGCGGTGAGTTGCGGGTCGGCTCTACCAAATTCGGCTTCAGCAGAACCCGTTTACCGCGGAATTGCTGCGGCGTTAATCCTGTGGCA from Pirellulales bacterium encodes the following:
- a CDS encoding DUF362 domain-containing protein, encoding MPTDQTHSACMTTNAHNEQSDSAPAAVERAGVSQSPGSFDRRSLLIATGVAVAGVLGLPLIKRAFASRQPVFIARNQRYDGPLQKTIEDGLLATGLTPQQFRGKRVLLKPNLVEPTRNSPQMTTNPVVVLAAAEVFRNWGAEVTVGEGPGHVRDTEMALVEGGMQGVLDDGRLTFADLNYEQVAWTKNRGRASRLVGFYFPRSVCEADFIVSMPKLKTHHWVGMTASMKNLYGTIPGVVYGWPKNVLHHAGIPETVYDINASLPRSLAIVDGIMCMEGDGPIMGSPKPMGLILIGPNCTAVDATAARIMGLRPENISYLALAANQLGPINDSRIEQCGEHWQDLVKPFRMIDAPHLRGLSIDPGVQVS